The sequence TTAGGAGCATTTTTATGTCTAACCCATTATTACCCACGACCAATGCCGACGGCTTGCCCGTCGTGCCCATGAGTGAAGAGCAGAAATACACATTTGACCTGAAGGGATGGATCTGTTTGCCCGGCCTGCTCACCGAAGAAGAACTCATACCCATACGCGAACACCAGATGAAATTTCTGAACGAAAGCGAAACACTGCCCCCTGACGAACGCGACAACCACGGCGGCGCATCGCAAATCCTACTCGACCACCCGGTCGTAGTCGGCGTATTAAACGAAATCATCTCACATCAGGCACTGGCAACCGAAGACTGCTACGGATTTCGGTTCGACCATACATACACCAGCCATCGACGAGCCGGTCACGACAACTTTCGCCCCCATGGCGGGGGTGGATACTTCAACTTCTGCGGCAACTCGCACATCTATCAGATGCAACCCGGAAAAATTCACGCGGGATTGATCCGCGTCGTCTGGGAATTAAATGAAGTGCGAAAAGGCGACGGCACCATGTTCTTATCGGGCAGTCACAAAGCCGCATTCCCGCGCCCTGAAACCCTCAGTGGACGCGAAAGCGACCTGTGGGACACGTATTCATGCCCTGCGGGATCCGCAGTAATCTTCACCGAAGCCCTGTGCCATACGGGCACAACATGGGGCAACGAAGAATGGGACCGATTGAGCCTATTCACCTGTTACAACACCGTAAATGCAAAATGGGGCAAAAAATGCCCACCGCCTGAAGTCATTGCCGCCATGCCCCCAAAGCGCCAAACCTTGTTCCGCGGCGTCTGGCACGGCATGCGCGAAATACCAAATGTGAATAAGTACTACGACGAAGCAAACATCGGACGCTACGTCTAATAAAAACAGGAGTAACCCATGAACGTATTGATCACCTCGGGCAAAACAGCACTATCCCGGGCACTATCAGCGGATCTGGCAAAAGAACACAAGGTCGTCCTGACAGATCTCGTAGAAGTAGAAACAGATTGCGACTTTGTTAAATGCGAACTCGGGCACGAAGGAGAAACAGAATCCCTCGTACACGGCATGGACGCCATAGTGCATCTCGCGGAACTGCCCGAAGAACTGAAAAATGACGAACGGGAAATAGACTTCCAAACCCGATGTACCTATAACATCATGCACGCAGCACGAGAGAAAAACGTCCCCCACGTCATCTATATCAGTTCCCTCAGCCTATTCGCGTCATGTGATCCCAACTGGAACGTCACAGAAGTCTGGGCACCGCGCCCCACAACAGAATCGGCACCCATGGCGCGCTACCTGGGTGAATTCACCTGTCGAGAATTTGCGCGAGAGCACTCCGTCCGCGTAACCTGCTTGCGATTCGGAGACATAGACGGCGATGGCGACACAGCATTGACAACAGAAGACGCAGTAAAAGCCATTGGCAAAGCACTCGTAACCAACGGACCCATGTGGCAGGTATTGCACGTACAATCAGACGTTGGAAATGCCCGATTCCCCACAAACCAGGCAAAGCAAACATTGGGCCTTTAACAATGAGGTAAAAATGAAAGTCGTAATCTACGGAAGCAATGGCCAGCTGGGACCGCACGTAGTCAAAGCTCTGGAAGGACATGTAGATCTGCGCTTAACGGACCTGGAACCATTTGACACCCCGCACGACATGATGATCGTCGATGTATCAGATCCCGATACAGTCGCGCGCGCCGCAGAGGGCATGGACGCAATCATCAACCTATCCGTCTTGCGCCCCCACCGCCAGATCGCCTTTGATGTCAACACCCTGGGATGCTACAACATCATGCGCGCAGCAGTCGCACACGGAATCCCGCGGGTCATCAACACAGGACCGCACTTCACCGTACAGGGCGCACCCTACGAGGCATTGGATTACAACATCGGTCCCGATGTCCCCCCCAAACCCAGCACAAATCTATACGCCCTATCAAAGGGCCTGGGACAAGAAATCTGCCGAATCTTTGCCGAGCAGAGCGACGTCTATGTACTGTGTTACTTATTCTACATCTTCTGCTACCACGACGACCTGTCAAGACCCGGTCTAAACCGCCCATTCCTCGTAACCTGGCGCGATGCATCAGCCGCATTCTTACCGGGCCTGACCATCGACCTCAAAACCCTCCCATCGCAATGCGAAGTCTTCAACATCTTTGCAAACCGACCGCACCAGAAATTCTCAAACGAAAAAGCCAAACGCATTCTGGGATGGCAGCCTAAGGATGACTTAGAGCATACGTATCTCAAATCCAACGTGTAAATAGTCAACCGGAGCAACTCCGATGATTACATCGATTCGACTCGTAAATTTCAAAAACTTCGCTGACGAAACCCTGCGCGTAGGCCCATTCACCGTAATCGTGGGTGCAAATGCCAGCGGCAAAAGCAATATCCGCGACGCCTTCCGCTTCCTACACGGCATAGGCCGCGACTATACCCTGGCGGAGATCATCGGCGGGAAATACGGCCCTGGTGGTCAACGCGAATGGGAACCGATCCGTGGCGCAGCCAATGAAATCATCCGCTTTGGACAAGAAACGTTTTCTATTGAGGTTGAGATATTATGGGGCGATGGAGGTCCACATTCTGAGAAGGCGCAGTATATGATTGAGGTCGGTCTCGCTAAAAGAAAATCCGATGAATTTGAAATAAAAAAAGAAAAACTCATAGTCGAATCAGAGACGTCTTTCACAGCTCAAAGTGCCGGGGAGAATCTCAGGGTTCGCGGCGTGTGGGATAGGGAACAGAAAGAGATTTTGCTTGAATCAAATCAAGCAGCTTTGAGGCAGCTTATGGAGTATTTCCGAGTTGAAGCAGTCCGCAATAAAGTACCTGTCGAGCTTATATCAATGATGGGATGGATCAATTACATCCTATCTGACATACACTTCCCTGAACTGTCGCCGGACCGAATGCGAGAACCCTCTCTCCCTGGCGCGGAAATGCTGGGTAATTTCGGTGAGAATTTGCCGACTGTACTGGAGGAAATCTGCACCGATTCCAGGAGAAAGAAAATTCTGACAAGTTGGGTACACGAACTCACGCCCATGGATGTCAAAGATTTCGAGTTTCCGCGAGATCCGAGTGGTCGAGTCCATCTCAGGCTCTGCGAGGCAAACGGCAGAAAAGTATCCGCCTATAGTGCATCGGATGGTACATTGCGTTTTCTCGCCATGCTGGCCGTGTTGCTCGGCGAAAATCCCAAGAGCCTGTATTTCTTTGAAGAAATCGACACCGACATTCACCCAGCACGGCTGCATTTGTTGATGGATTTGATTGAACGGCAAACCGCGAAGCAAGGTATTCAGGTAATCACCACGACCCATGCGCCAACCCTGTTGACTGTCATGAACGATCAGACGTTTGAGAACACATCTATAGTGTGCCGCCTGGAAGATTCTTCTGATGCTATTATCCGCCCGGTTGTCGATCTTCCCAATGTGCGGGAACTGCGGCAGGATCAAGGGCTGGGACGGTTACATGAATCTGGATGGATGGAAACCGCGCTTTATTTCACTGAAGACTACGACGAAAAGGACTTCGTTGCAGTTGACAAGCTCCGGGACAAAATGAGGGACAATAATCCCGATTACGTCGAGACGCAGACCTTGAAAGCTGTTGCTGAAGTCAACGCCAAATCTTGAGATACCAGTGCCATTTGTCGCCCATTACAAAGGATGCATGTGTCGCAACTTCTGCACTATCCACTAAAGCGAAGTAACTGCAACGATGTTAATTAATGACCATAAAAAAATAATTAAAGTATATGAGGAAACATCTTTATATCTTCAAGATAATCCGAATCTTTTAGGGGAACTTGGAATCCATGTATTCTCTTTTTACGAACTCATTGACCTGATTCCTCATTACAACGACAGTCACGAATCTGGCAACTTTTTCCCTTTTTCCGAGGCTTATGCAGAACTTGAAAACTCAACTGAATTGAGCAAACAAGGCTTCTATCGCCATGCTCTTTTTTCTTTAAGAAACACATTAGAGTTAGTAGTGATAGGTCTCTATTTTGATCGCGAGGATCAAGCTCGCAAAGAAATTCGATCCTGGTTTATATCTAATAATTCCACCCCACATTTTAAACAAACACTCGACAAACTGCTTCAACTACCCAATTTTACTATCTTTAGTACTAAGCGGCCTATTCGTAAAGAAGCGAGGCAACTTTATGAAGAACTTAGTGACTTTGTGCATATAAAAGGCTATAAATATAGCTCCACAGGCCAAAGTAAATCAAACTTCAATACGTTTGGTGAACAGGCTTTTTTGAGAAACATTCGTTTACTGAAGCAAATCGTACATTGTTGCATAAAACTGGTATTGCTCAAGTATCCGATTGGTGTTCAGGAACTCCCACTATGGGAAAAATTCGGGTTCGATATACCGGTCGGAGGTTTTTTACAATCACCTGATGATGTTCTCCGTGTGCTACCATCTTCTGATGTACGCCTTCTTAAAGAAATCAGCAACAATGACTCGTACGTACAAGAAATATCTGAAGCGATTCACAACATGCCTGATTTAACAGAGGAAGAAATAGATCTTCAACGCCAAAGATGGCGTCAAATGTATAATGTGACCAGTTGTACCCCGTCCCCAATGCAGGTTCTTGCCGATTATACCCCGATGCCGTAATTTGTTAAAGAGACCACAAATGCCTATAGTTATGGAACTCGTGTTGATTGATAACGGCGCGATTTGGCTCAGTTCAAGATTGAAAATCTGATAATCTTGTTATTTAATCTATATCGGAGACATACATGGCACTTCATAGTGCTGAGCAAAATGTCGCGAACAAACAGTGGTTGAGTACTCAAGTAGCAGATCCCACTTACCGCAAAATTTTGAGGATCAATCCTCGCCGTCTCCTGGGGGCGTACTACACCCCCGATGCACTCGCAAACATTTTGGCAACATGGGCACTTGCGCCAGGAAAAGGAAACGTCTTAGATCCGAGCTTTGGCGGGTGTGCGTTCCTTAATGCCGCAACGACAATCCTGGCCTCCAGGGGTGTTTCAAAACCCGGCGAGCGAGTATTCGGTGTTGATGTGGATCCGATTTGTATGGAGTACGTACGCAAGGATCAAAATCTCGTCGAGAAGAACTGCATTATTCGAGACTTTCTCAGCTTGTCTCCGAAGAATATATCCGGAGCACCGTTTCACGCCATAATCGGCAATCCCCCCTACGTGCGTCATCACTGGTTCAATGGAGCGACTCGAAAGGCAGGCAGGGTAGCCATGGCTGCCGCAGGAGTAGCACTTCCCGAAACTGCGAGTGCCTGGGCATATTTTCTAATCCACACACTGAGCTTTATCGCAAAGAATGGCCGGCTTGCAATGCTCGTTCCGGAAGCAATCCTTCAGGCTGACTATGCCACTGTCGTCAGGGACTTGCTTACATCCCGTTTCGATCATGTCTGCCTGGTTCATATTCGCGACCGTCTGTTTGAGGGTACAGACGAGGCTGTGGTCGCAGTCGCTGCTTCGCAATATGGTGGGAAAAAAGGCACCTTGCGAGTTGAAGCTGTCGAGCGATCTGAGGATCTGGTAGCAGTTCTGAACACCCCAAAAGGCGGAAGTTATACTCCCCATTTGATAACCCAAAAAGGACGCCGCATTGACCCACAGATTGTCCAATTGCTCGGTGAATTGGAGCAACATTCTGCGGTTCAGAAAGTCTCCGATGTCGCAACCGTAAGGATTGGTTTGGTCACAGGCGCTAACAAACATTTCATCCGTAATGCCGAAAACTTGAAACAACTTGGTATTCCTCACGAGTCTTGTGTACGACTAATTTCTCGTACGCGATGGCTATCAGGGCTGGATTTCACCAAAGAAGATCTCCAGGAACTCGTCGATGCTAACCAACAGGCCATCCTGGTTCAGCCCACGCCAGCGTGCGAAAATACTCCCGGCATCCAGCAGTGGATTGACGAGGGAATTGAGGCTGGTATTCACGAACGATATAAATGCACCATACGCGATCCCTGGTTTCGTGTCGATCTAAAGCCTGTACCAGATGCCTTCGCTACATGCGCCCGTATGGGTGCTCCCCTGATCGTTCTCAACCGGACTATTTGCCGATGCACCAATGCACTCCATGCGATGTATTTGCATTGCGGAAGCGATGCATCTCTGCCAGCCATCGCTGTAGGGTTCCTCACGAGTGCTGTGAGTGTCTGGGCAGAACTCCACGGACGTCGGTACGGAGGAGGCGTCTTGAAGATGGAACCCGGCACCCTGAATAGAACGCCGGTACCGATAGTTCAGGACGCAGAAGACGCCTTTGATGAATTGAATAAACTCATTCGAGATGGGCAAGAAGCCGAAGCAAGAAAACGGGCGGACGATCTCGTTCTTGGAGATCAATTGGGCTTGCCAAAGAAAGACATTAAGCGGCTACAGCAGGCACACGGCCTGTTGATGACCCAACGCCGCCCCACCAGGAATGGAACCGGACATGGCTAAGTTCACTGTTGACACCCACTTGTTCCGAGAACTCGGAGAACTACTGGTCGGGCGCGACTCCACAGCCTTGATTGAACTGATCAAGAACGCCTACGACGCAGATGCGACCGAGGTCACTGTATATGGTGAGCGACTCGACAATCCAGATGAGGGACACATCCTGGTAATAGACGACGGCGTGGGAATGAATTCGGAAGCGTTCGAGAAGGGATTTCTGCGGGTTGCTTCTCGTCTGAAGGAGCAAGGAGAGCGACGATCCCCCTTGTTTCAACGCCGTTACACTGGTGCCAAGGGAATCGGCCGACTCGCCGCTCATAAGCTTGCGAGAAAACTCGAAATCGATAGCGTGCCCCAATTCCCTGGATCGGATGGGATTCGAGAAGCTCTGAACGCCACAATAGATTGGAACAAAATCGAACAGTACGAAACTCTGGATGACCTTGACGCTGACGCGATTCGTCTGGAAACGAAGCCAATGCGCGAGAACACTCTTTCAGGAACGACACTTCTTCTATCGCAACTGCGAAAAGCCTGGACCGAGACTGAGCGTACGAGGTTTTTTGCCGAGGTTCAATCGTTCGGTCCTCCCCTATTTCTGCGTGAGCCGCTCCCGCGATCAATTATCGAAAAGCCACTGCTGTTCGACACACCAGTTGTACGAGACCAGGGTTCCGATGCTGTTGTCTCTCCATTCCAGGTGAACCTTGAAGGGGACTTTGCTGCCGGCGAGGACTACTGGGCACTTGTTGCCGAAGTCGCGACCTGGGTACTGGAGATACAGGCGGTTCCCGGTAGCGATGAAGTGGTTTTTGCTGTCGCACCAACAAGAAAAACTCGAGAAGATAACCCGGAAGCGAGAGGGTTCAAGCAGTCGCTCCCTCATCCCATCCCTGGGAAAGGGCCATATTTTGAGGCTCGCATTCTGGTCCGAGAAGGGTATAGGGGTCGCCAGGACCAGCGGATATGGGCGACGCGCGTCAGTGGAATTCGAGTTTATATGGAAGGATTCCGCGTTCTACCCTATGGTGAGCAAGAAGACGACTGGCTCGCGCTCAATGCTGATTATGCGAGACGCCCACGACAGCTCGAGATGCTTGAAAAACTCCGTCTCAGTGTGGAGGCGACTGATCCCGATGAGGGCCTCACTCGCTTGTCGAACAACAACTACTTTGGAGCGATTTTTCTTACCCAAGAACACTGTCCCAGTCTGCGCGTTCTCGTGAACCGTGAGGGATTCATTCCAGAGGCCGGATTCGACACATTAGTGCAGCTTGTGCGGACAGGAATCGATCTCTGTACGCGAGCGAGAGCGGCAGAAGCCTATGAACGCCGCCAAAAAAGGAGGGAAGACCGTCGTCAAGAATCAAGGGCTGTAATGGATCAGACAGATGGGATTGAGGCTGATGATACTACGGACGATTCCCCTGAGACGCATGAATTGCCCAATCGACTTCAAGATGTGACTCAACTCCTGAAAGAAGCTCGCGAGCGCCTCAACGAAGGAGATACTAAGAAAGCCAAGGTCGCAGTCAGCGCAGCCATGCAAAAGCACGGAGGAACGCCGGAGCTTACCGCGGACCTGTGGGCCGAACGTTCGCTCTTACATGTCCTGGCGTCCGTGGGGACTCAGATGGCGGCTTTTGTGCATGAGATCAATGCCTTGCTGGGAAAGGCACAAACTATTGAGCGTACTCTGGAGCGCCTGCTCAAAGAGGGAGGATTGTCTCGCAAACAGCGGCGAATCCTTAGGCAATTATTAACGGTCACCGTGGATTTGAAGCGGGGATTGGAACGTCAAGCTGCTTATCTGTTAGACATTGAAACTCCAGATGCGAGACGACGCCGTTCGCGCCAGTATTTATATGAACGTTTCGATGCCGCGGTTCGTCTCATACAGCATCAAGCAGAACGCCGAGGCATCAAAATTGACAATCAGATTCCGCCCGAATTGAGATCTGCCCCGATGTTTTCCGCCGAGCTTACGGCAGTATTCGCTAATCTCCTGACAAATGCAGTTAAAGCCGCTGGAGAGGATGGACATATCCTCGCTTCAGCATCCAGTGAAAATGAACAGGTTCAGATTCGCATCCAGAACACCGGTACCGCTGTCCAACTTGATGAAGCCGAGCATTGGTTCAAACCTTTCCAATCAACGACATTTGAAGTAAACCCCGTGCTGGGTCAAGGGATGGGACTGGGACTGACCATTACACGGAACCTGTTGGAGAACTATGGAGCAGTTGTGAAATTCGTCCGACCAGATAGCCCGTTTGCAACTGCAGTCGAAATAGCTTTGCCAAGTGGGAGTTAGTCTTGCTTATGAAAAATATCGAGAAGCCATACATTCTTGTCATCGACGATGAACCTGGCGAGCTGGAACCCCAAGTCGCTCTGGAACTGAATGACCGCGCAACAAACCGTGTAATTCATCCTCAGGAGGTAGAAGAACCGAACCTGAATAATGCTGATCTGGTTCTCGTGGACTATCGGCTGGAAGATTGGTCGGAACGGGATGTTCTCTCAACCATTTCACTCCAGCCAGCAAACGGCATGTCTCTTGCAGTCGTCCTGAGGGAGCAAGTGGACCAAAATAAAAAAGACAAATTAACGGCATTTGCGTTACATACGGGCCATATCGAAGATATTCAGGGACGGCTTCCATTAGCGACTGCACAGCATGTTCGTGCACAACTGAACAATCTGGAATGGGTATTTAGGAAGGAAGATCCCCATCTCTACGACCAGATGCTCCTTCTTGCGAAAGCTGTCCGACAACTTCCTGCCCAATGGCCGGAGGATTCGGATGGCTCGACTTCAATGGTGCAACAATTTCTCGATATGGATGAGGACAATAACTCGTTTGAACGCTGCTGGCGCGATGTTAAAGATTGCCGGGTGCCAGTTGAGGAGTTGTTCATGAGAGGACGCAGCATCCTGTTTATTCGATGGTTGCTCCATCAAATACTGCCTTATCCTTGCTTTCTGTGGGCGAAGCACTGGGTGGCGGCACGCTTGGGAATTTCCATTGAGTCCCTGCATGAGGTACTGGAGGGAGATAGCGATCTGGCGAAAGATTTGAAAGCTATGCGCTATTCAGGAATTCTCGCGGGATTTTTGGGAGACAGGTGGTGGCGTGGTGCTATCGAGGACTACGCCTGGAATTTAGTAGAAGGACACACGGCTGATGTACAGCAGTTGCGAGACGCTTTAGCCGAGCGTGCCGGAATGAAACTGAAATCAATTGACGCCAATCCTGCATTGGTTTGCGTGGATACGGATTGGCAGCCCGCCGATGAGTTCCTATCGCCAATGACTGCCATAAATCTCCATCCCGACCATTGGCCCCCATTTGCCGATTCAGCCTATATGGACATCGAAATCGTTCGGGATAATCCTATCCTGAGATCAATGGTGGATCCACTTGATCAGCATCGCATTGAGAATGACGAAGAATAGGACGACGAGAATGGCTGGGCTCCGTTTTAAGATCGCTGAATTGGAACGGGAAATCAGGGCAATGGAGACTATGGGTGAAGAGTTCTTTGAGCCACGAACGTTGTGGACTTTGAAACATTTACGGAGAGACCTAAACAGTATTGGTGGAGCGCAAAAAGGAAAAGATCGCTTTTTGGTGCTTCAATGCCTTCACACCATACCAAGCGATCAGTACGAGGCTGGTAGCCGCCGAGGCAGTCGAAAGATACACGCGGTTATTTCAGGAAAGTGGCAGTTACGACCATTAGAGAAGCGCGAGATAGAATTCTGCGGAATCGCTTCGACGAAGATTAAGCTGTACGATTCAGATAATCCTAAGACACGTTTGGCAATGTGGCGCCTGGAACTGGGTGATGAGAAAAGTCCTGGTTGTTATGTCCACGCTCAGATTCTCGGGGACTCCGACAAGCCGCCATTCCCAGAATTCGTTCCCATTCCCAGATTACCCAGTCTCTTCGTCACTCCGATGAGTGCTGTTGAGTTCGTACTTGGTGAACTCTTTCAGGACAAGTGGCCTGAGGTGACCGCTAGCGGTGATCCCGAAGTGAAAAATTGGCGTGCGCTCCAAAAAAAGTGGCTTCAAAGTCTGTTTTCATGGTACAGACACGAAATGGAGAAAACAGATTCCTCTTCGTGGATGGCATTAAAGAAGGCGAAGCCAGAAGGAGGCATGTTTCTCCCAAAATCCGGAAGACGGGGATCGTGATCGAGACGAACGATAAACATAGTCTTAGATACCTTATCGGTGAAAATCGTATATATAGGGCAATCTGTCGCGCGTAGACCAATCAATATCGTTAGCTGATTGGTCTATTTTTTTATCATACTGACTTTATACTCAAAAATGCCATTGCAAACCCCTGTTTTCGCGCTTAAATTGGCAGATATTTGTACCGTTATGATATAGCCACAACTCCTGCCATAAGGAGACACAAAATGAAAATCCGACCCGACCTCGTTCCGGAGACCGAGCGGAACAACCTCGAAGTTATCCAGCTCACGGATGAAGCGGTCCCCTCATCCCACATCTACATGGAAGCGCAGATCTTCACGCCCGACTCCCAGCGGCTAATCATTCACCGGTCTGCACATCCCCACGGCTCTGACCCGAAAGACCCCGAGCACCAGTTCCTCATCTGCGACCTCGAAGACCATTGCAGCTTAACGCCCATCACCACCGAACTCGGAACCACGGGACCATCCATCTCCCCCGATGGCGAATGGCTCTACTACTTCGTCAACGAAACAGAACCTGGGGGCGGACGCCTGACGCTCAAACGCGTCAAACTGGACGGAACAGAACGCGACACCATCTATGTCCTGGACCACGCCATACCCGACACCGACTTCAGATTGAGCCGACCGTATCCTCTCTCGACCATCTCATCCGACGGCAAGCGCATTGCCATCTCGGGATTCCTCGGCGACGGCAAAACCGCAGGCGCGCCCTGGGGCCTCCTCGTCTTCGACATTGAAAAACCATCCGTACGCCTGATCTTTCACGGACCCTCCTGGTGCAACATTCACCCACAATACACGCGCCAGACAGACCCTATCGCCTCCCACGACATCATGATCCAGGAAAACCACGGCAACACCGCAACACCCGACGGCAGTGTAGAAACACTCGTCAGTGGACAGGGTGCAGACATCCACCTGATCCGGGACGACGGCACCGCACTGCGCGACTTCCCCTGGGGACGGGACGGAAACGAGTTCTGCCAGGGGCATCAATGCTGGCAGGGACAAAGCGACATCGCCATCACGAGCACCAGCACCCGCGAACCCGCTGAAAGACAACTCATCTCCGGACGCGCCGCGCCTCACGTCGGCGACGAAGGCATCAACACCCCGGGTGGCTGGCGAAACGACCTCTCCCGATCCTTCGACGTACCCGACTTCTGCCACTTCGCAACAGACATCGACGGAAAGCGATTGATCACAGACGCAGGTCCCATAGACGCGGGCGGAGCCGTCTGGCTATTCGACCTCCCCGAAGAAGAGGAAGGCGCCCTTGCAAACGCGCGCAAAGTCGCAGACCCCGGATCGTCCTGGCAAAAACACACGCACATCCATCCCTTCCTCTCCCCAGATGGACAATCGGGCTTCTTCAACTCCGATGAAAGCGGCATACTACAGGCGTATATGGTACGCGGTTGGTCTTAAGCAAAACTAAAAGGAGATACCAAATTGATTCCCCGACAAGTGCTATTCGGCAACCCAGAAAAATCCATGGCTCGGATCAGTCCCGACGGCGAGTACCTGAGCTACCTCGCGCCAGTGGCGGGCGTCTTGAACGTCTGGGTCGCCGCAGTAGAAGACCCTGACTCAGCTAAACCAATCACCAAAGACGAAGAACGCGGCATCCGCTATTACGACTGGACCTATGACGGCCAGCACATCCTGTACTACCAAGATGCCAAAGGCGACGAAGACTGGCATGTGTACGCGACGAATATCGCCACGGGCGAAACCCGAGACCTGACGCCCTTTGAAAAAGTCAACGCGCAGATTCTCTCGATCAATGAAAAGATACCCAACGAAATCCTGATCGGCATCAACAACCGCAATCCGCAGCTACACGACGTCTATCGAATCGCGCTTTCCACCGGCGAGCGGACCCTGATCGAAGAGAACCCGGGCTTTGTCTCCTATCTGTTCGACAACGACGACCGCACGCGTTTTGCCATGACATTTTTACCGACCGGGGGACAGGAGATCCTCCAACGGGACGAGAACAACCAGTGGCAACCCTTCATAGAGGTCCCCAACACCGACGCCCTGACGACCTATCTGACCGGCTTCGACAAATCAAACCAGATCCTCTATATGATCGACAGCCGCAAGCGAAACACCGCCGCCTTGTTCACCCTCGATCTGGCGTCTGGCAAACAAGAACGGGTAGCCGAGGACGACCACGCGGATGTGGGCGGGATATTGGTTCATCCGACAGAGAAACACGTACAAGCCGTATCGTTCATTTACGACCGCAACCGCTGGCACGTGCTGGACCCGGCGATACAAGAGGACATGGATTACTTGCACTCGGTGGAAGACGGCGAATTGTCCATCACCA is a genomic window of Gemmatimonadota bacterium containing:
- a CDS encoding NAD(P)-dependent oxidoreductase, giving the protein MNVLITSGKTALSRALSADLAKEHKVVLTDLVEVETDCDFVKCELGHEGETESLVHGMDAIVHLAELPEELKNDEREIDFQTRCTYNIMHAAREKNVPHVIYISSLSLFASCDPNWNVTEVWAPRPTTESAPMARYLGEFTCREFAREHSVRVTCLRFGDIDGDGDTALTTEDAVKAIGKALVTNGPMWQVLHVQSDVGNARFPTNQAKQTLGL
- a CDS encoding sensor histidine kinase, with the translated sequence MAKFTVDTHLFRELGELLVGRDSTALIELIKNAYDADATEVTVYGERLDNPDEGHILVIDDGVGMNSEAFEKGFLRVASRLKEQGERRSPLFQRRYTGAKGIGRLAAHKLARKLEIDSVPQFPGSDGIREALNATIDWNKIEQYETLDDLDADAIRLETKPMRENTLSGTTLLLSQLRKAWTETERTRFFAEVQSFGPPLFLREPLPRSIIEKPLLFDTPVVRDQGSDAVVSPFQVNLEGDFAAGEDYWALVAEVATWVLEIQAVPGSDEVVFAVAPTRKTREDNPEARGFKQSLPHPIPGKGPYFEARILVREGYRGRQDQRIWATRVSGIRVYMEGFRVLPYGEQEDDWLALNADYARRPRQLEMLEKLRLSVEATDPDEGLTRLSNNNYFGAIFLTQEHCPSLRVLVNREGFIPEAGFDTLVQLVRTGIDLCTRARAAEAYERRQKRREDRRQESRAVMDQTDGIEADDTTDDSPETHELPNRLQDVTQLLKEARERLNEGDTKKAKVAVSAAMQKHGGTPELTADLWAERSLLHVLASVGTQMAAFVHEINALLGKAQTIERTLERLLKEGGLSRKQRRILRQLLTVTVDLKRGLERQAAYLLDIETPDARRRRSRQYLYERFDAAVRLIQHQAERRGIKIDNQIPPELRSAPMFSAELTAVFANLLTNAVKAAGEDGHILASASSENEQVQIRIQNTGTAVQLDEAEHWFKPFQSTTFEVNPVLGQGMGLGLTITRNLLENYGAVVKFVRPDSPFATAVEIALPSGS
- a CDS encoding N-6 DNA methylase: MALHSAEQNVANKQWLSTQVADPTYRKILRINPRRLLGAYYTPDALANILATWALAPGKGNVLDPSFGGCAFLNAATTILASRGVSKPGERVFGVDVDPICMEYVRKDQNLVEKNCIIRDFLSLSPKNISGAPFHAIIGNPPYVRHHWFNGATRKAGRVAMAAAGVALPETASAWAYFLIHTLSFIAKNGRLAMLVPEAILQADYATVVRDLLTSRFDHVCLVHIRDRLFEGTDEAVVAVAASQYGGKKGTLRVEAVERSEDLVAVLNTPKGGSYTPHLITQKGRRIDPQIVQLLGELEQHSAVQKVSDVATVRIGLVTGANKHFIRNAENLKQLGIPHESCVRLISRTRWLSGLDFTKEDLQELVDANQQAILVQPTPACENTPGIQQWIDEGIEAGIHERYKCTIRDPWFRVDLKPVPDAFATCARMGAPLIVLNRTICRCTNALHAMYLHCGSDASLPAIAVGFLTSAVSVWAELHGRRYGGGVLKMEPGTLNRTPVPIVQDAEDAFDELNKLIRDGQEAEARKRADDLVLGDQLGLPKKDIKRLQQAHGLLMTQRRPTRNGTGHG
- a CDS encoding AAA family ATPase, with protein sequence MITSIRLVNFKNFADETLRVGPFTVIVGANASGKSNIRDAFRFLHGIGRDYTLAEIIGGKYGPGGQREWEPIRGAANEIIRFGQETFSIEVEILWGDGGPHSEKAQYMIEVGLAKRKSDEFEIKKEKLIVESETSFTAQSAGENLRVRGVWDREQKEILLESNQAALRQLMEYFRVEAVRNKVPVELISMMGWINYILSDIHFPELSPDRMREPSLPGAEMLGNFGENLPTVLEEICTDSRRKKILTSWVHELTPMDVKDFEFPRDPSGRVHLRLCEANGRKVSAYSASDGTLRFLAMLAVLLGENPKSLYFFEEIDTDIHPARLHLLMDLIERQTAKQGIQVITTTHAPTLLTVMNDQTFENTSIVCRLEDSSDAIIRPVVDLPNVRELRQDQGLGRLHESGWMETALYFTEDYDEKDFVAVDKLRDKMRDNNPDYVETQTLKAVAEVNAKS
- a CDS encoding NAD(P)-dependent oxidoreductase; its protein translation is MKVVIYGSNGQLGPHVVKALEGHVDLRLTDLEPFDTPHDMMIVDVSDPDTVARAAEGMDAIINLSVLRPHRQIAFDVNTLGCYNIMRAAVAHGIPRVINTGPHFTVQGAPYEALDYNIGPDVPPKPSTNLYALSKGLGQEICRIFAEQSDVYVLCYLFYIFCYHDDLSRPGLNRPFLVTWRDASAAFLPGLTIDLKTLPSQCEVFNIFANRPHQKFSNEKAKRILGWQPKDDLEHTYLKSNV